A stretch of Lathyrus oleraceus cultivar Zhongwan6 chromosome 6, CAAS_Psat_ZW6_1.0, whole genome shotgun sequence DNA encodes these proteins:
- the LOC127095055 gene encoding uncharacterized protein LOC127095055 translates to MRQMMETIQAITRGQEVMAKMQEEMNQRASTTNPPTPPAVETPTPVPQVGPPININAPGGVPNGNPRPHVFETDDQYDAFFSPRDASQDNAFGSATNEVERKVKAIEEKLKEMGNTDVLGLDTEKMCLVPGVIILAKFKVLDFEKYKGNSDPRMHIRAYSRKMAAYSSDDQLLMHFFQDFLSEASLDWYMQLEGSHIHTWREMAEAYLKHYQYNTDMAVNHTQLQNLTQWSEKSFKEYAQRWRELDARVKSPFLERELVYMFMGNLQGSYLDRMVGSTSSGFSDLVLAGERIENMIKMGKIQNSDNTSNASKKPFVPYGKKREGETNATSIIRTRNASYPQVAVIAPVQPSQQQPFTILVQTQKQQRYQQPQQQRYQQPQQQRYHQQPQRQQQQYQQQQQQRM, encoded by the coding sequence ATGCGACAGATGATGGAGACTATTCAAGCAATCACAAGAGGCCAAGAGGTtatggcaaaaatgcaagaagagaTGAATCAACGTGCCAGTACTACCAATCCTCCTACACCTCCAGCGGTCGAGACTCCGACTCCAGTTCCTCAAGTTGGCCCTCCAATCAACATTAATGCACCCGGCGGTGTTCCAAATGGCAATCCTCGTCCGCATGTTTTTGAGACAGATGACCAATACGATGCATTCTTCAGCCCAAGGGATGCTTCTCAAGATAACGCCTTCGGTTCAGCAACCAACGAGGTGGAGAGAAAGGTGAAGGCTATCGAGGAAAAGCTCAAGGAAATGGGGAACACTGATGTTTTGGGCCTTGATACGGAAAAAATGTGCCTGGTACCAGGGGTCATCATTCTGGCAAAGTTCAAAGTTCtggactttgaaaaatataagggaaatagTGATCCTAGGATGCACATTAGGGCATACTCCCGAAAGATGGCTGCCTATTCCAGCGATGATCaacttttaatgcattttttcCAGGATTTCCTCAGTGaggcatctttggattggtacatgcaACTTGAGGGCAGCCATATTCACACATGGAGGGAAATGGCCGAGGCATACCTCAAGCactatcagtacaacactgatatGGCAGTTAATCACACGCAGTTGCAAAATCTGACTCAGTGGTCTGAGAAgtccttcaaagagtatgcccaacGATGGAGAGAATTGGATGCTAGGGTAAAATCCCCATTTCTAGAAAGAGAACTGGTATACATGTTTATGGGAAACCTGCAAGGTTCATACCTTGATAGAATGGTAGGGAGCACCTCTTCGGGCTTTTCTGACCTGGTCTTAGCCGGTGAACGAATAGAAAATATGATTAAAATGGGAAAGATCCAGAACTCTGACAATACTTCCAATGCATCGAAGAAACCTTTTGTTCCCTATGGTAAAAAACGAGAAGGCGAGACCAATGCCACCTCTATCATTCGAACAAGAAATGCCTCTTATCCACAAGTAGCCGTCATAGCTCCCGTCCAACCAAGTCAACAACAACCATTTACAATTCTTGTTCAAACTCAAAAACAGCAACGCTACCAACAACCACAACAGCAACGCTAccaacaaccacaacaacaacgGTATCACCAACAACCGCAACGTCAGCAACAacagtatcaacagcaacaacaacaaaggatGTGA